A genome region from Pirellulales bacterium includes the following:
- a CDS encoding BON domain-containing protein translates to MYRIEFRDSAEEIEAAIKSQIRCRLGQCVRALRVDVREECLVLSGLAPSYYAKQLAQHIAMNVSSLPLANEIEVGQAGAASSPIARTIPHVNP, encoded by the coding sequence GTGTATCGAATCGAGTTCCGCGACTCCGCGGAAGAGATCGAGGCGGCGATCAAGAGCCAAATCCGCTGCCGCCTTGGCCAGTGCGTGAGGGCCTTAAGAGTCGATGTGCGGGAGGAGTGCCTGGTGCTTAGCGGCCTGGCGCCGAGCTATTATGCCAAGCAACTCGCGCAGCACATTGCCATGAACGTTTCGAGCCTGCCGCTGGCCAACGAAATCGAAGTCGGCCAGGCCGGCGCGGCTTCGTCGCCAATCGCGAGGACCATTCCCCATGTCAACCCTTGA
- a CDS encoding cyclic nucleotide-binding domain-containing protein — protein MSTLEPVLARHPFFKDLEPQYLQLLVGCAGNVVFKPGETIAAHNEEADRFYLIREGKVAVGFHSPERGAITIQTLTQGDILGWDWLLPPYRWHLDARAVETTRAIGLDGRCLRQKCAADHHLGYEFLMRFTPVVVQQLEATRFQLLDVFRAPGSGN, from the coding sequence ATGTCAACCCTTGAGCCGGTGCTGGCCCGGCACCCCTTCTTCAAAGACCTGGAACCGCAATACTTGCAGTTGCTCGTCGGCTGCGCCGGAAATGTGGTCTTCAAACCGGGCGAGACCATCGCCGCGCACAATGAAGAAGCCGACCGGTTTTATCTCATCCGGGAGGGTAAGGTCGCGGTCGGGTTCCATTCCCCCGAGCGCGGCGCGATCACGATCCAGACGCTGACGCAGGGCGACATCCTCGGTTGGGACTGGCTGCTACCGCCTTACCGCTGGCACCTCGACGCTCGCGCCGTCGAAACGACCCGTGCCATCGGGCTCGACGGCCGTTGTTTGCGGCAAAAGTGCGCCGCCGATCATCACTTGGGCTATGAGTTTTTGATGCGGTTCACGCCGGTCGTCGTGCAGCAGCTCGAAGCGACCCGCTTTCAGCTCTTGGACGTCTTCCGGGCACCGGGCAGCGGAAACTAA
- a CDS encoding PEP/pyruvate-binding domain-containing protein: protein MPAALTQTEYVRWFADIGLEDIPSVGGKNASLGEMYQTLRSQGVQVPNGFAITADAYRHFLRAAGTDRTAAGRPGMHQGGQSGSVA from the coding sequence ATGCCCGCCGCACTCACACAGACCGAATACGTTCGTTGGTTCGCAGACATCGGGCTGGAAGACATCCCGTCGGTCGGCGGCAAAAACGCTTCGCTGGGAGAGATGTATCAAACGTTGCGCAGCCAAGGCGTTCAGGTGCCGAACGGCTTTGCCATCACGGCTGACGCCTATCGGCATTTTCTGCGTGCCGCCGGGACGGACCGAACTGCCGCCGGTCGTCCTGGAATGCATCAAGGTGGGCAATCCGGTTCAGTAGCCTGA
- a CDS encoding CBS domain-containing protein, with product MNLGELFRSEVVTVSRDDTISTAMSRMHEKNVGAVVVVRDRAVVGIITDRDVAMALALDSATPATPVSEVMTRDVITIWEDQGVFNATQYMQGHRIRRLPVINRDNELVGMVTLDDVVALLGQELRNLSTAISPALNEKSFV from the coding sequence ATGAACCTGGGAGAACTCTTTCGTAGCGAGGTCGTAACGGTGTCGCGCGACGACACGATTTCCACGGCGATGAGCCGGATGCACGAGAAGAACGTCGGCGCCGTGGTGGTTGTTCGCGACCGCGCGGTCGTCGGCATCATCACCGATCGCGACGTGGCGATGGCCCTGGCCCTCGATAGCGCGACCCCCGCCACGCCGGTAAGCGAAGTGATGACGCGCGACGTGATCACCATTTGGGAAGACCAAGGCGTGTTCAACGCCACGCAATACATGCAAGGGCACCGGATCCGGCGCTTGCCGGTAATCAACCGCGACAACGAATTGGTGGGCATGGTCACGCTCGACGACGTCGTCGCGCTGCTCGGTCAAGAACTGCGAAACCTGAGTACGGCGATCTCGCCGGCACTGAACGAGAAATCGTTCGTCTGA